From one Mytilus galloprovincialis chromosome 13, xbMytGall1.hap1.1, whole genome shotgun sequence genomic stretch:
- the LOC143056265 gene encoding phosphatidylinositol N-acetylglucosaminyltransferase subunit P-like — translation MPEHSPSPTPERAIYGFVLYLLSYVIFFTYVIWAYIPDEWLYAIGLTYLPQKYWAIALPTFACVTFLLAFPFYMGLILIQTPSLSSHSVTTDSYSRRRPSEDIPDDAIPPLYDLTTDEINQMLQVTNDKKYH, via the exons ATGCCTGAACATTCGCCATCACCAACACCAGAGAGAGCTATTTATGGTTTTGTACTTTACCTCTTGTCATATGTTATCTTTT ttacCTATGTTATATGGGCCTATATTCCAGATGAGTGGTTATATGCAATAGGATTAACCTATCTACCTCAAAA atattgggctaTAGCACTGCCAACCTTTGcttgtgttacatttttattagCCTTTCCATTTTACATGGGACTAATTTTGATACAGACCCCATCATTATCATCACACAGTGTTACTACTG ATTCCTACTCCAGACGAAGACCGTCAGAGGATATTCCTGATGATGCTATACCACCATTGTATGATTTGACTACGGATGAAATTAATCAAATGTTACAAGTCActaatgataaaaaatatcattaa